In Clavibacter californiensis, the sequence CGGAGATCGAGATCACCTACCGCTCCTTCGAGCTCGCGCCCGACACCCCGGTCGACTTCCAGGGCACCGAGGTCGACTTCCTCGCGGGCCACAAGGGCATCCCGGCCGACCGCGTCGCGACGATGCTCGAGGACATGACCCGGCTCGCCGGCGCGGAGGGCCTCGCCTACGACTACGACGCGCTGCAGCACACCAACACGGTGCTGGCCCACGAGCTGCTGCACCTCGCGCGCGTGCGCGCCGTGCAGCTCGAGATGGTGGAGCGGCTGCTGAAGGCGTACTTCACCGAGGGGCGCCACGTGGGCCGCGTGCCCGACCTCGTCGAGCTCGCGGTCGAGGTCGGGCTTGACGCCGACGAGGTGCGCGAGGCCCTCGAGACGCACCGCCACCTCGACGACGTGCGCGCCGACCAGGCGCAGGCGGTCGCGTACGGGATCCAGGGCGTGCCCTTCTTCGTGATCGACGAGCGCTTCGGCATCTCCGGCGCGCAGGACCCGACGGTGTTCGCCTCCGCGCTCGGCGAGGCGCTGGCCGCGCGCGACGGCGACACCGTCCGAGTCATCGCGGGCGAGGAGGCGACGCGATGAGCGCGGCGCCCGCCACCGGGGCGGTGCCCGTCGCGGCGCCCCTGCTCGCGATGCTCGGATCCGCGGACGCCGCCGTCTGCGAGGGCGACGCGTGCCTCGTGCCCGGGGCCACCGCCGTCGCGTCCGACGCGACCGCCGACGCCTCCGCGGCCGCCGACCTCGCGCGCGTCCGCGACGCGATCGACGCCGGTCGGGCCATCTGACCCGCCCTCCCCAGGCGCCCGCCGCCTGCTCCCCGCGGGGATCCCGTCCCGCGTCCGCCGCCCGCCGTCCCGTCTGGGAGAATCGAGCCGTCATGTCCTCTCCGACCCTCGTCCCCGTCCCCTCCGCGGCCGACGCGCCCGGTGCTCCCGCGACCGCGCCCGCCGCCGAGCCCGCCCTCCGCATCGGCGGCATCCCACTGGACGTGCCCGTCGTGCTCGCGCCCATGGCGGGCATCACCAACACCGCGTTCCGGCGCCTGTGCCGCGAGTTCGGCGCCGGCCTCTACGTCAGCGAGATGATCACGAGCCGCGCGCTCGTCGAGCGCACTCCCGAGTCCATGCGGCTCATCACGCACCACCCGTCGGAGAAGGTGCGCTCCATCCAGCTCTACGGGGTGGATCCGAAGACCGTGCGCGAGGCCGTCACCATGCTCGTCGCGGAGGACCGCGCCGACCACATCGACCTGAACTTCGGCTGCCCCGTCGCCAAGGTCACGCGCAAGGGCGGGGGAGCGGCCCTGCCGTGGAAGCTCGGGCTCTTCACCGACATCGTCGAGGGCGCCGTGAAGGCCGCGGGCGACATCCCCCTCACGGTCAAGATGCGCAAGGGCATCGACGCCGACCACCTCACCTACCTCGAGGCGGGGCGTGCCGCCGAGGGCGCGGGCGTCGCCTCCATCGCGCTGCACGCGCGCACGGCCGCCGACTACTACAGCGGGCACGCCGACTGGTCCGCCATCGCGACGCTCAAGCAGGCCATCGCGAGCGTGCCCGTGCTGGGCAACGGCGACATCTGGGCCGCGGAGGACGCCATCCGCATGATGGACGAGACCGGCGCCGACGGGGTCGTCGTCGGCCGCGGCTGCCTCGGCCGCCCCTGGCTCTTCGGCGACCTGGCCGCCGCGTTCCACGCGCGCGCCGCCGGGCTCGATCCGGCAGACACGCCCCGCGCGCACCCGTCGCAGGGCCAGGTCGCCGACACGTTCCGCCGCCATGTGGAGCTCCTCGCCGAGTTCTTCGAGAGCGAGGAGCGCGGCTGCCGCGACGCCCGGAAGCACGTCGCCTGGTACTTCAAGGGGTATCCCGTCGGCGGCGACCTGCGGGCCGCGCTCGCCTCGGCGTCCTCGCTCGACGAGATCGACGGGCTGCTCGCCACCCTCGATCGCGAGCAGCCCTACCCCGGTGCCGGTGCCGAGGGCGCGCGCGGCCGCCAGGGCAGCATGAAGCGCACGGCGCTGCCGGACCGCTGGCTCGAGAGCCGCGACATCGACGCGCAGGATGCGATGGAGATCGCGGACGGGGAGATCCACAACAGTGGCGGTTGAGAGCATGCAGGAGCGGTCGGCGTACAGCGCGACCGACGCCGAGCGGTGGTTCCCCGAGCAGCACTCGTCGCGCCGGAGCGATTTCGCGCGCGACCGGGCGCGCCTGCTGCACTCCAGCGCGCTCCGCCGTCTGGCCGCCAAGACGCAGGTGCTGAGCCCCATGGCCGGCCTCGACTTCGCGCGCAACCGCCTCACGCACTCCCTCGAGGTGGCGCAGGTCGGCCGGGAGCTCGCCTCCAGCCTCGACCTGGATCCCGACGTGGTCGACACCGCGTGCCTCGCGCACGACATCGGCCACCCGCCCTTCGGCCACAACGGCGAGCGGGCCCTCAACGACTGGGCCGCCGACATCGGCGGTTTCGAGGGCAACGCGCAGACGCTGCGCCTGCTCACCCGGCTCGAGCCCAAGGTCATCGGGCCGGAGGGGCGTCCGTACGGCCTCAACCTCACGCGCGCCAGCCTCGACGCGAGCTGCAAGTACCCGTGGCCGAGCTCCCAGTCGGTGCCCGATCCCTCGGGTCGCGGCAAGTTCGGCTTCTACGACGACGACGTGGCGGCGTTCGAGTGGCTGCGCGAGGGCGCGCCCACGGGCCGCCGCTGCATCGAGGCCGAGGTCATGGACCTCAGCGACGACATCGCCTACTCCGTGCACGACTTCGAGGACGCCATCGTCGGCGGCTACGTGGACGTGCGCGCGCTCGGCGCGCGGGTCGACCACGAAGAGCTCGTCGATTCCATGGTCGCGTGGATCGGAGGGGCGCACTCGCACGAGGAGCTCATCCAGGCCTTCGACCGGCTCGACTCCCTCGACGTGTGGGTGGACGAGTACGACGGCGGCCGCGGCGCGCAGGCGGCGCTGAAGGACCTCACGAGCCAGCTCATCGGCCGGTTCGCGGGCGCCGCGACCCAGCTCACCCGTGCCACCCACACCGACCGCAGCCTCATCCGCTTCGGCGCGCACGTGGTCGTGCCCCGCGCGATCCAGGCGGAGATCGCCGTGCTCAAGGGCATCGTCGCGGCGTTCGTCATGTCGAAGAACACGCGCCAGCCCATCTACGCCCGCCAGCGCGAGGTGCTCGCGGGCCTCGCGGACGCGCTGCACGCGCGCGGCGCCGACGAGCTCGACCCCGGCTTCGCGGGCGACTGGCGCGAGGCCGCGGACGACCGCGCGCGCAAGCGCGTCATCGTCGACCAGGTCGCCAGCCTCACCGACCAGTCGGCCATCGCCTGGTATGAGCGCCTGTGCGCGCGGCCCGTCTTCTGATGCCCGCGGGTCGCGGCATCAGGCCCGGAGAAGCCGGCGACCCCGGACGTAGGATGAGCCGATGGCACTGATCCGCAAGAGCGACATCGACGAGGTCCGCTCCCGGGTCAACCTGGGCGACGTGGTGGGGGAGTACGTCACCCTCAAGTCCGCAGGCGTCGGATCCCTCAAGGGCCTCTGCCCGTTCCACGACGAGCGCACCCCGAGCTTCCACGTGCGGCCCCAGGTCGGCTTCTACCACTGCTTCGGCTGCGGCGAGGGCGGCGACGTCTACACGTTCCTGCAGCGGATGGACCACGTGACCTTCGCCGAGGCTGTGGAGCGCATGGCGCAGCGGATCGGCTACCAGCTGCACTACGAGGACGGCCAGGCCGCCACCGACCAGGGCAACCGCTCGCGGCTCCTCGGCGCGAACGAGGCCGCGGCGGAGTTCTTCGTCGAGCAGCTCGGATCCGAGGAGGCGGAGATCGGCCGCAGCTTCCTCGGGGAGCGCGGCTTCGACCAGGGCGCGGCGCAGCGCTTCGGCGTCGGCTTCGCCCCCCAGAGCTGGGATGCGCTGTCCTCGCACCTGAAGGCCAAGGGCTACACGGAGGCCGAGCTCGTGACCGCTGGCCTCCTCAGCCAGGGCGACCGCGGCGCGTACGACCGGTTCCGCGGCCGGCTGGTCTGGCCGATCCGCGACCTCACCGGCGCCACCGTCGGCTTCGGGGCGCGCCGCCTGCGCGAGGACGACAAGGGCCCGAAGTACCTCAACACCCCCGAGACGCCCGTCTACCACAAGAGCTCGGTGCTCTACGGGCTCGACCTCGCCAAGCGCGACGTGAGCCGCGGCCGCCAGGTCGTCGTGGTCGAGGGCTACACCGACGTGATGGCGTGCCACCTCGCGGGGATCACGACGGCCGTCGCCACGTGCGGCACCTCCTTCGGCGTCGACCACATCAAGGTGCTCCGCCGCGTGCTCGGCGACGACAGCGGCCTCGGCGAGGTCGTCTTCACGTTCGACCCCGACGCCGCCGGGCAGAAGGCGGCCATGCGCGCGTTCTCCGAGGAGCGCCGGTTCGCCGCCCAGACCTACGTCGCGGTCGGGCCCGAGGGGCTGGATCCCTGCGACCTCCGCCTCACGCGCGGCGACGACGCCGTGCGCCGCATGATCCAGGGCAAGAAGCCCATGTTCGAGTTCGCGATCAAGCAGATCCTCGCCGACCACGACCTCGACACCGTCGAGGGCCGCGTCGCCGCGCTCCGGGCCGCCGCGCCCGTGGTCGCCGACATCCGCGACCCGTCGCTGCGCCCCGGCTACGCGCGCGAGCTCGCGGGATGGCTCGGCATGGACCTCACCGAGGTCGGCCGCGCCGTCCAGACCGCCGGCCGCAGCATGCCCGCCGACGGGGCCGACCGCTCCGGCGGCGCGCCGCAGGGCAGGCACGCGCAGGGCGGGCACGGCCCGGACGACGACGGCGCAGGCGACGCGTCGCGCTCCATGTCGCTCATGGACCTGCCGACGGACCTCGCCACCCGCCTCGAACGCGACGCCCTCATGGCGATGCTGCAGCACCCGGAGCTCGTCGGGAACGACCTCGTGATGCGCGCCGCGCAGGTCACGTTCGTCAACGAGAGCCTCGCGGTCGTCCGCGACGGCGTCATCGGTAGCATGGACGCCCTCGGCGGCGCCGACTGGCTCTCGCGCGTGGCGCTCGAGGTGCCCGAGTCGTTCGCGACGCTCGTCAAGCAGCTCGGCGTCGCCCCGCTGCCCAACCGCGGCGACGCCGACAAGCTCGCCGTCTACGTGAAGGGCGTCACGGCCGAGCTCGTCGGGCGTGACCTGCTGCGACGGAAGGCCGACCTCATCGGTCGGCTGCAGCGCACGGACGCGACGCACGATCGCGAGCGCTACCAGGAGATCCAGCGCGAGCTCATGCAGGTCGAGGCCGAGCGCCGCGCGCTCCGCGAATAGGACGGATCCCGCCGGGCGGACCGCGATCCGCACCGGATTCACGCGCGCTCACCATGTTTCATTCGTGTGAAGAAGCGTCTCCGCGCGTGCCCCGGGTCCGGGCCGCTGTTTCCCGTGTGTTAGAAATCATGCACAGCACAGCGTCCGTGTCTTCCCGAAGCGCGGGCGCGAATCCCCTTCATGAAAGAGGCACTCGGAACATGACGTCCGCATTCCCCCGGCGCTCACGCGTCCTGCTCGCCACGGCCGGATTCTCCGCCGCGGCACTCGTCCTCGCCGGCTGCTCCGGCGGATCCGGCGACCCGCTCGCCGAGGACGGCGCCTCAGGCGGCGGATCCATCGTCGTCGGCACGACCGACAAGGTCATCTCGCTCGACCCGGCCGGCTCCTACGACAACGGCTCGTTCGCGGTGCAGAACCAGGTCTACCCGTTCCTCTTCAACAGCCCGTACGGCAGCCCGGACGTCGAGCCCGACCTCGCCGTCTCCGGCGAGTACACCTCGCCCAACGACTTCACCGTGAAGCTGAAGCCCGACCTGAAGTTCGCGAACGGCCACGCGCTCACCGCGAGCGACGTCAAGTTCACGTTCGACCGCATCGCGACCATCGCCGCCAACGGCGCCGACAACGGCAACGGCCCGTCGTCGCTGCTCGCCAACGTCGAGTCCGTGGCAGCTCCGGACGACACCACGGTCGTCTTCACGCTCAAGACCGCGAACGACCAGACGTTCGAGCAGGTGCTCTCCAGCCCCGCCGGCCCCATCGTCGACGAGGAGGTCTTCCCGGCCGACGCGCTCGCCGACCCGGCAGCCATCGTCGCGGCGAACGCCTTCGCGGGCCAGTACGTCATCACCGACTTCCAGCTCAACCAGCTCGTCGCCTACGCGCCGAACGCCGACTACCAGGGCGTCCTGCCGAAGCCCGCGAACGGCGGCGTGACCGCGCGCTACTACGCGGACGAGACCACGATGAAGCTCGCCGTGCAGAACGGCGAGATCGACGTCGCGGGCCGCTCGCTCGGCGCGACCGACATCGCGGACCTCAAGAAGGACGACTCCGTGAAGGTCGTCGACGGACCCGGCGGCGAGATCCGCTACATCACGTTCAACCTGAACACGCAGCCGTTCGGCAAGACCACCGGCGAGGCCGACGAGGCCAAGGCCCTCGCCGTGCGCCAGGCGGCCGCCGACCTCGTCGACCGCGACGAGCTGTCGACCCAGGTCTACAACGGCACCTACACGCCGCTCTACTCCTACGTGGCCGACGGCCTCTCGGGCGCGAACGAGGCCCTCAAGGGCATGTACGGCGACGGCAACGGCGGGCCCGACGCGGACAAGGCCGCGAAGGTGCTCTCCGACGCGGGCGTGCAGACGCCCGTCGCGCTGCAGCTCCAGTTCAACCCGGACCACTACGGCGCCGGCTCGGACGACGAGTACGCGCTCATCAAGCAGCAGCTCGAGGCGACCGGCCTGTTCCAGGTCAACCTGCAGTCCACGATCTGGGACCAGTACAGCAAGGCCCGCGTCAACGACGAGTACCCGGCGTACCAGCTCGGCTGGTTCCCCGACTACTCGGACGCGGACAACTACCTGACGCCGTTCTTCTCCCCGCAGTCGTTCGTGAAGAACCACTACGACAACGCCACCGTGACGGACCTCATCACGCAGCAGCTGTCGGAGTCCGACTCCACGAAGCGCGCCGAGATCATCGGCCAGATCCAGGACGACGTCGCCGCCGACCTGCCGACCCTGCCCCTGCTCCAGGGCTCGCAGGTCGCGGTCGCCGGCAAGGACGTGGAGGGCGTGACGCTCGACGCCTCCTTCAAGTTCCGCTACGCGCCGATCAGCAAGGGCTAGCAGCCCTGCGGAGGGCGTCTCCTAGACTGACGACCTCCACGGATGGGGCGTCCCGCTGCGGCGGGACGCCCCATCCCCATGCCACCCGTCGTGGCACCGACCAGGCGCACCACCCGTACGACGACCCGAAAGGCCCACCCGCCGTGACCGTCATCCCGGACGCCATGCCCGCGTCCGCGCCCCCCGGGGCGCAGCAGCCCAAGGCCCGGAAGCAGGGGATCGGGCTCGGCCAGTACATCCTCATCCGCGCCGTGCTCATCATCCCGACCGTGTTCATCCTCGTGACGCTGGTCTTCTTCCTCATGCGCATCGTGGGCGACCCGATCTCCGCCGCCGTAGGTGACCGCCTCACCCCGGAGCAGCTCCAGGAGCGCCTGGCCACCGCAGGGTTCGACCGGCCGATCATCGTGCAGTACCTCGAGTACCTCGGGCAGATCGCGACGGGGGACTTCGGCCGCTCGCTCACCGACAACCGTCTCATCAGCGAGGTGCTGCTGCAGTACGGCTCCGCCACGCTCGAGCTCGTCATCTACTCGCTGATCGTCGCCTTCGTCATCGGCATCCCGCTCGGGCTCGTCGCCGCCTACTTCAAGGACCGCACGCCCGACGCCGTGCTGCGGATCCTCGCGATCCTCGCCTACGCGACGCCCGTGTTCTTCGCTGGCCTGCTGCTCAAGCTCGTCTTCTCGGTCTGGCTCGGGATCCTCCCGCTCTCCGGCCGCGCCGACACGCGCGTCGAGGTCGCGCTGGGGAGGCTGGACAACCCGACCGGCATCTACCTGATCGACGCGCTCCGCCTCGGCAGCCCCACGGCCGTGAGCGACGTGCTCGAGCACGCGGTGCTCCCGGCGCTCGCGCTCGGCCTCCTCACCGCCGGCATCTTCCTGCGGCTCGTGCGCACCAACGTGATCTCCACGCTCGGCACCGAGTACGTCGACGCGGCGCGCTCACGCGGTGTCGGCGAGTTCCGGCTCACGACGCGGCACGCGCTGAAGCCGGCGCTCATCCCGATCATCACGGTCGTGGGCCTCCAGATCGCCGTCATGCTCGGCGGCGCGGTCCTCACGGAGACCACGTTCGAGTGGCGGGGCCTCGGCTTCCAGCTCGCGCAGTACCTGGCGGCGCGCGACTTCGTCGCCGTGCAGGGCATCGTGGCGCTCCTGGCCGTGATCGTGGCCGTGACCAACTTCATCGTCGACGTCGTCGCGGCGCTCATCGACCCGCGAGTGAGGTACTGACATGACCGACACCACCTCCACCGCAGCGCCCGCGCCCGCCCCGGCGCGCCGCTCCCTGCTCCAGCGCCTCCCGCTCGTCTCGCACGTGCGGCAGAGCGTCGGCCTCCAGCGCGGCATGCTCGTCGCCGGCATGGTCATCACCGGGATCTTCATCCTGCTCGCGGCGTTCGCGCCGCTCATCGCGCCCTTCGGCTTCGACCAGGACCGGGACGACGCGGGCTCCTTCACGCGCCAGGCAGCACCGGACGCGGCGCACATCTGGGGCACCACGGTCGGCGGCTACGACGTGTTCTCCCGCGTCGTCTGGGGCACGCAGACCGCGCTCTCGGTCGTCGTGATCGCCGTGGTCCTGTCGCTGTTCGCCGGCGTGCTGCTCGGCGTCGTCTCCGGCTACCTCGGTGGATGGCTCGACCGGATCCTCGTGGTCATCGCCGACGCCATCTACCCGTTCCCGACGCTCCTGCTGGCCATCGTCGTGAGCATCGTGCTGACCGGCGGGCAGTCGAGCCTCTGGGGCGGCATCCTGGCGGCGGCCGTGAGCATCACGGTCGTCTACATCCCGCAGTACTTCCGGGTCATCCGCGCCGAGGTCGTGCGGCTGAAGGCGGAGGCGTTCGTCGAGAGCGCCAAGGTCATCGGCACGTCGACGCCGCGGATCATGTTCGTGCACGTGCTGCGGAACTCCACCCGCACGCTGCCGCTGATCCTCACGCTCAACGCGTCCGAGGCCATCCTCACGCTCGCGGGCCTCGGCTTCCTCGGCTTCGGCATCTCGCCGACGTCGGCAGCCGAGTGGGGCTACGACCTCAACCGCGCGCTCGCGGACACCGCGAGCGGCATCTGGTGGACGGGCGTCTTCCCCGGAGTCGCCATCGTGCTCCTCGTCCTCGGGCTCACGCTCGTGGGCGAGAGCGTGAACGACATCTCCGACCCCAAGCTGCGCGCCCGCAAGCGCGCCGAGAAGAAGAAGGTGTCCGCATGAGCGACGTCGTCTCGATCCGCGACCTCGGGGTGACCTTCGCGACCGACGGCGGCGACGTCCGCGCGGTCGACGGGGTGTCCCTCACGGTGTCGCCCGGCGAGATCCTCGCCATCGTGGGGGAGTCGGGGTCGGGCAAGTCCGTCACCGCCCGCACGATCCTCGGCCTCCTGCCCGACACAGCAGTCACCGACGGCGCCGTGCTCCTCAGCGACCGGAAGGGGGCGGGCGCGGTCGACGTGCTCTCCATCTCCGCGGACGAGCTGCGCCGGGCGCGCGGCCGCGACGTCGCGATGGTGTTCCAGGAGCCGTCCACGGCGCTGAACCCCGTGCACACGGTGGGCTGGCAGATCGTCGAGGGCCTCCGCGCCCACGGCCGCGTGTCGAAGAAGGAGGGTCGCGCGAAGGCGATCGACATCCTCCGCCGCGTGGGCATCCCCGACCCCGAGACCCGGGTCGACCACTACCCGCACCAGTTCTCGGGCGGGCAGAAGCAGCGCGTCGTCATCGCCATGGCGCTCGTGCTGGATCCCGGGCTCATCGTCGCCGACGAGCCGACGACGGCCCTCGACGTGACCGTGCAGGCCGAGATCCTCGACCTGCTGCGGCGCTGCCGCGACGAGTTCGGCGCGGCCGTGATCCTCATCACGCACAACATGGGCGTGGTGGCCGATCTCGCCGACCGCGTGGCGGTCATGTACCGCTCGCGGCTCGTGGAGCAGGCCGACGTGGCCACGCTCTTCGCGTCGCCGAAGGAGGAGTACACGCGCAATCTCCTCGCCTCGGTGCCGAAGCTCGGCGAGGGCGTCGCCGCGACCGTGGAGCGCGCGGCCGTGCGCACCCGGGCACGCGCGGAGTCCACCACGGAGTCGGCGCCCGTCGTCGTCGCGGAGGGGCTGGAGATCGAGTACCCGGGTCGCCTCGGGTCGCCCGCGTTCCGCGCCGTCAAGGGCGTCGACCTGCGCATCGAGGCCGGCGAGGTCCTCGGGCTCGTGGGGGAGTCGGGCTCGGGCAAGACCACCATCGGCCGTGCCATCGCGGGGCTCACCAACGTGACCGGCGGATCGCTGAAGGTCCTCGGCACCGAGATGCTCGGCGTGCGCGAGCGCGACTTCCGCACGAAGCGCGCCGACATCGGGTTCGTGTTCCAGGATCCTGCGACGAGCTTCAACCCGCGCCTCACGATCGCCGAGTGCGTGGCCGAGCCGCTCATCGTGCACGGACGCGCGAAGTCGCCGCAGGCCGCCCGTGGCCGGGTCGACGAGCTGCTCGAGGCCGTGCAGCTGCCCAAGGCCTTCGGCGACCGGTACCCGCACGAGCTCTCCGGCGGGCAGCGCCAGCGCGCGAGCCTCGCCCGCGGGCTCGCGCTCGAGCCGTCGCTGCTCGTCGCCGACGAGCCGACGAGCGCGCTCGACGTCTCGGTGCAGGCGCGCGTGCTGGAGCTCTTCGCCGAGCTGCAGCGCGAGCTCGGCTTCGCGGCGCTGTTCATCAGCCACGACCTGGCCGTGGTCGACCTGCTCGCCGACCGCATCGCCGTGCTGTACCGCGGCGAGCTGGTGGAGGAGGGGACAGGCGCCGATGTCCTCGGCAACCCGCAGCACCCGTACACGCAGCGCCTCCTGGCGTCGCTGCCCGTGCCCGACCCGGCCGAGCAGGCCGAGCGCCGCGCGCGGCTGCACGCGCTCCGGGCCGCGGAGCGCACCGCCGGCTAGGCGGCTCGGAGCGGCGCCCGGCCGACCCGGGGCATGATGGGTCGGAACCCGCATCCGTCGTGCGGCCGGTCACGCCGGCCTGCCGCACGACCACGCCGAGGACGGAGCAGCGCATGACGCACACCCCCCGAGACGCCGACGCGGACGGCGGGCCCGCCGAGCCCGTGCTCGACGTCCGCGACCTGCGGCTGGCGTACCCCGCCCGCCGCGGAGCCGAGACGCCGCCGGCCGTCGACGGCATCACGCTCCGGATCATGCCGGGCGAGGTGCTCGGCGTGGTCGGCGCGAGCGGCTCCGGGAAGTCGTCGCTCGCGCGCGTGCTGGCGGGCCTCGTCCCGTCGGGCGACGAGGGGGCGGCCGTGCCGAGGATCACGGGCGGCGACGCCTCGGTGCTCGGCGAGGGCCTCCGCCGCATGGGCCGCCGCGCGCGCACGCGCACCACGTACGGCATCGGCTACGTGCCGCAGGACGCCGGCACCACGCTGCACCCCCAGCTCACGGCGAGCGAGGCGATCGCGGAGCCGATCTTCTCCCGCGACCGCCGCTTCGACAGCGAGGTCGCCGCGCGCCGCGTCGTCACCCTGCTCACGGCGCTCGAGCTGCCGCCGGGCACGCAGGACCGCTACCCTCACGAGCTCTCCAGCGGCCAGCGCCAGCGCGTAGCCCTCGCGCGCGCGCTGGTCCTCGGCCCGCGCCTCCTCATCGCCGACGAGCCCACGTCGGGCGTCGACGTGATGAGCCGCGTCGCCGTGCTCGACCTGCTGCGCGACCTCCAGTCCCGCGGCGGCTTCTCCGCCCTCGTGGTCAGCCACGACCTCGCCGTGGTCGAGCGCCTCACCGACCGCCTCGCCGTGCTGGACCGCGGGACGCTGGTCGGCTTCGGCGCCATCGACGACGTGCTCGCGGATCCCACGCACCCGTACGTGCAGGGGCTCGCGGAGTCGCGCACGGCCGCCGAGCCCGCGCCCGACGAGGGCGGCCCCGGTCCCGATGTCGTCCTGCGTTCCCCCGAACCGCCCGCCCGCGTCCCGCACCCCCGGAGGCCCCTCGCATGACCGACACCACCGCATCCGCATCCGCCGCTCGCCGCGTCCACCGCGCGGTCGACGGCGCCACGCCGCACCGCCTGACGGGCGACGCGCGGCCGACGCCCGGCCCGATCGCCATGCTGCCGCGCACGGAGGACGCGTACCTCGAGGCCGTCCGCGCCGGCGGCGGCGAGGTGGCCGAGCTGTCGGAGGACACGCGCGGCATCGTCTGGCTCTCCATCCGCCGCGCCGCGGAGCTCACCGACACGCTCGCCGCCAACCCGCAGGTGCAGTGGGTGCAGCTGCCGTTCGCGGGCGTCGACGCCTTCGCCGACACGCTCCGGGAGTGCGACCGGCCCGACCTCGTCTGGACGAGCGCGAAGGGCGCCTACTCCGAGCCGGTCGCCGAGCACGCGCTCGCGCTCACCCTCGCGACCCTGCGCCAGCTGCCGGAGCGCGCACGGGCGACCTCCTGGGGATCCTCCGCCGGCCTCTCGCTCTACCGGTCAGAGGTCGTCGTGGTCGGCGCGGGCGGCATCGCGCTGGAGTACATCCGGCTGCTCGCCCCCTTTGACTGCACCGTCACGGTCGTGCGCCGCAGCGGCGACCCCGTGGAGGGCGCGGATCGCACCGTCACGGCCGACCGGCTCGACGAGGTGCTGCTGGGCGCCGACGTCGTGATGCTGGCGGCGGCCAGCACCGACGACACCGCAGGGCTCATCGGCGTCGCGCAGCTCGCGGCGATGAAGGACACGGCTGTCCTCGTCAACATCGCCCGCGGCGCGCTCGTGGACCCCGACGCGCTGCTCGACGCGCTCCGCTCGGGCGCGATCCACGGCGCGGGCCTCGACGTCACGTCGCCCGAGCCGTTGCCGGACGGCCACCCGCTGTTCTCCGAGCCGCGCTGCATCGTCACGCCGCACACCGCCGACACCCCGGACATGGTGCGGCCGCTGCTGGCCGAGCGGATCCGGCTCAACACGGAGGCGTTCCTCCGGACGGGCGACTTCGTCGGCATCGTCGAGCCGTCCTCGGGCTACTGACGCCGTCGCGCGCGTCGCCCGCCCGCCCGCGCCGCGTCGGGCGCGCCCCGTAGGCTCGTCATCGTGATGACGCCCGAGGAAGCCGCCGTGCCCGAGGTCTCGATGTGGGCGGGCGGCTACACCGCCGATGCCGGCGGATCGGGCATCGGCATCATGCGCCTCACGGTCGACCCCATCACGGGCGACCTCGCGGTCACGGGCACAGCGGTGGAGACGCCGTCGCCCTCCTTCCTCCTCGCGCACGGCGACATGGTCTACGCGGTGGGCGAGGCGGCCGACCGCGTGGAGGCGTTCCGCCGCGGACCGGGCGGCTCGCTGCAGTGGGCGGGCGGCCAGCCGAGCGGCGGTTCCGGACCCTGCCACCTGCACGTGGTGGACGACCTGCTCCT encodes:
- a CDS encoding ABC transporter permease — translated: MPASAPPGAQQPKARKQGIGLGQYILIRAVLIIPTVFILVTLVFFLMRIVGDPISAAVGDRLTPEQLQERLATAGFDRPIIVQYLEYLGQIATGDFGRSLTDNRLISEVLLQYGSATLELVIYSLIVAFVIGIPLGLVAAYFKDRTPDAVLRILAILAYATPVFFAGLLLKLVFSVWLGILPLSGRADTRVEVALGRLDNPTGIYLIDALRLGSPTAVSDVLEHAVLPALALGLLTAGIFLRLVRTNVISTLGTEYVDAARSRGVGEFRLTTRHALKPALIPIITVVGLQIAVMLGGAVLTETTFEWRGLGFQLAQYLAARDFVAVQGIVALLAVIVAVTNFIVDVVAALIDPRVRY
- a CDS encoding ABC transporter ATP-binding protein, which gives rise to MTHTPRDADADGGPAEPVLDVRDLRLAYPARRGAETPPAVDGITLRIMPGEVLGVVGASGSGKSSLARVLAGLVPSGDEGAAVPRITGGDASVLGEGLRRMGRRARTRTTYGIGYVPQDAGTTLHPQLTASEAIAEPIFSRDRRFDSEVAARRVVTLLTALELPPGTQDRYPHELSSGQRQRVALARALVLGPRLLIADEPTSGVDVMSRVAVLDLLRDLQSRGGFSALVVSHDLAVVERLTDRLAVLDRGTLVGFGAIDDVLADPTHPYVQGLAESRTAAEPAPDEGGPGPDVVLRSPEPPARVPHPRRPLA
- a CDS encoding ABC transporter permease, which codes for MTDTTSTAAPAPAPARRSLLQRLPLVSHVRQSVGLQRGMLVAGMVITGIFILLAAFAPLIAPFGFDQDRDDAGSFTRQAAPDAAHIWGTTVGGYDVFSRVVWGTQTALSVVVIAVVLSLFAGVLLGVVSGYLGGWLDRILVVIADAIYPFPTLLLAIVVSIVLTGGQSSLWGGILAAAVSITVVYIPQYFRVIRAEVVRLKAEAFVESAKVIGTSTPRIMFVHVLRNSTRTLPLILTLNASEAILTLAGLGFLGFGISPTSAAEWGYDLNRALADTASGIWWTGVFPGVAIVLLVLGLTLVGESVNDISDPKLRARKRAEKKKVSA
- a CDS encoding D-isomer specific 2-hydroxyacid dehydrogenase family protein, translated to MLPRTEDAYLEAVRAGGGEVAELSEDTRGIVWLSIRRAAELTDTLAANPQVQWVQLPFAGVDAFADTLRECDRPDLVWTSAKGAYSEPVAEHALALTLATLRQLPERARATSWGSSAGLSLYRSEVVVVGAGGIALEYIRLLAPFDCTVTVVRRSGDPVEGADRTVTADRLDEVLLGADVVMLAAASTDDTAGLIGVAQLAAMKDTAVLVNIARGALVDPDALLDALRSGAIHGAGLDVTSPEPLPDGHPLFSEPRCIVTPHTADTPDMVRPLLAERIRLNTEAFLRTGDFVGIVEPSSGY
- a CDS encoding dipeptide ABC transporter ATP-binding protein — encoded protein: MSDVVSIRDLGVTFATDGGDVRAVDGVSLTVSPGEILAIVGESGSGKSVTARTILGLLPDTAVTDGAVLLSDRKGAGAVDVLSISADELRRARGRDVAMVFQEPSTALNPVHTVGWQIVEGLRAHGRVSKKEGRAKAIDILRRVGIPDPETRVDHYPHQFSGGQKQRVVIAMALVLDPGLIVADEPTTALDVTVQAEILDLLRRCRDEFGAAVILITHNMGVVADLADRVAVMYRSRLVEQADVATLFASPKEEYTRNLLASVPKLGEGVAATVERAAVRTRARAESTTESAPVVVAEGLEIEYPGRLGSPAFRAVKGVDLRIEAGEVLGLVGESGSGKTTIGRAIAGLTNVTGGSLKVLGTEMLGVRERDFRTKRADIGFVFQDPATSFNPRLTIAECVAEPLIVHGRAKSPQAARGRVDELLEAVQLPKAFGDRYPHELSGGQRQRASLARGLALEPSLLVADEPTSALDVSVQARVLELFAELQRELGFAALFISHDLAVVDLLADRIAVLYRGELVEEGTGADVLGNPQHPYTQRLLASLPVPDPAEQAERRARLHALRAAERTAG